Below is a genomic region from bacterium.
AACGTGAAGCAGCTTGAATTGCTCCTCACGCGGCATCAGGACGTGGAGCTATTCGACAACGCTCGCCTCGAATTCTTGGTGTTCGACGAGGCGCACACATTCGCTGGAGCGGCAGGCGCGGAAACCGCTTGCTTGATCCGCCGCCTCCGCGCTTTCTGCGGCAAGGGACCGAAAGACACGGTGTGCGTCGCCACTTCAGCAACCATCGCCGATCCTGTTCGAGGACCGGATGCCGGACGCGCATTTGCTTCGCGGTTTTTCGGCGTTGAACCCGACAACGTCTCGCTGATCGGCGAGGAGTACGAGGAAGATACCTGGGCTAAAACCCGCACGCCAAGCGCGCCATTACCCGGCGATCCGGTTGTTCAGTTGCAGACAGTCTTGGACGCGATCTTCGAACTGGAAAAGACCCCGCCGTCCAAGGACGCCGTGAAGATGCTGCGTGGAGTTTTCCAGGCGATGACCGGTGCCGCACTCGATCCAACGAAATGGCACCAGAGCCTTTACGACAGGCTCGCCGCGAACGAGATCGTGTTCCAGATCGCCGAAGCCCTCAAGGAACCTCGTGCGTTGTTGAAACTCGTCGAGGATCTGACAGCGCGACTCGGGCGTCCCGTTCCGGTCGAGGAGATTCTCACCTGGTTGGCGCTCGGTGCCGCGTCGCGCAGCGAGGATGAACGGCCGCTATTGCGGCCCGTGGTTCACTGTTTTGTCCGTGGCGTCAGTGGGGCGGTTGTGACGTTCCCGCCCGATGAACAGCTGCCGCGCCTCTGGTTGTCCGCTGAAGACGCCGCCGAAAAGGAAGGGAGCCTGTTCCGCCTTCAAGCGACGACCTGCACCACTTGCGGCCAACACTACTTCGTCCATTTCGTCAAGGATTTCGATCTGAGCGGGAAGACCCCTGGAGGTGGTGAGGCGAAGGAAGATCGATTCTACTGGCCGCCTCTCGATCAAGCCCTCAACGGCAGTCGAGTGGTCTTGCTGGATCGATTGGCCCTTGGTGAAGATGACGACGAGGACAACGATATCCCACGTAAAAGCACACCGCTTTTCTTCTGCCGATATTGCGGCACGCTTCACCCAAAGAAAATTGATCGGTGCGACGGCTGCGGCCGCGAAGGCGATTTGGTCGGCCTATTCGCTGTCTGGCAGGACAAGGACAATCCAGGATATCTCTCCAGGTGTGTCGCCTGCGGCTCACTGGGGCGACGGTATCTGGGGACCTACCGTGAACCGGCCCGCCCGATCCGTGCGTTGACCGTATCCGATGTCCACGTCTTGGCCCAGAGCATGATCCAGCACGCCGTGCGCAAGCGCCTTCTGGTATTTGCCGACAACCGACAGGACGCCGCGTTCCAGGCCGGGTGGATGCAGGATCACGCCCGTCGGTTCCGTCTGCGTTCGCTGATGTACCAACAAATTGAGAAGGGACCGATTTCCATCGGGGATCTGACAGCGCATCTTGATCGGCTCCTTGATCTGGACGACGACCTCTCGGCGGCGCTGATTCCCGAAGTCTGGCGCGTGGCGCGGAAGGAAGCCACGGGCCTTGAACACGCCCGCGAGCGAAAACGGTTTCTGCGTATCCAGATCTTGCGAGAAATCACCACAGGAGCGCGCCAACGCATCGGTCTTGAGCCGTGGGGCCGCATCCGCGTGGAATACGTGGGGTTGGACGCTAACCTTGACTTCTTTCAAAGGTGGGCACCGGAAACTGGATGCACACCAGAGGAGCTTCTGGCGGGTGTCGCTGCGCTTCTCGACGTCGCGCGGCGCAATCGCGCACTTCTCGACCGCGAGGACCAGGTCTTCAGTAAGATTTGGTTTGAAGGCGACCGCGAAGTGCAATACGGCTATCTGCCGATTCTGAAAGGCGGTCCCAAGGGACTGAAGCTCCGATACGAAGCGAATGACGAACGTAGCCGAATCATCCAGTGGTTGGGTCAGCGAGCGGGTACGGCGGCACGTCAGGCCGCCAAGAACTGGGGCGTCCCCGACGATAAGATCAAGGAATTCTTTGAAGAACTCTGGCGCTTGCTCACCGACAAGCTTCGCCTGTTGGCGAGCGTGACGCTCGTCGGCCGCCGAAACAATGCGCTGCCCGGATGCGCGGACGTCAAGCAAATAGATGCTGACCGGTTACTGATCCACGCGAACAAGGGCGTCTATCGGTGCGATGTCTGTCGTAGGCCAAACGTCCGAAAGACACCGCATTCGGCCTGCATGGTGTTTCGATGCAGCGGCACCTTGAAGTTCGAGGACGAGGACTCGGACAATTACGACCTGATGGTGTTGGATCAGCAGTTCAGCATGATTCGCCCGCGCGAGCATTCGGCACAGATCCCTGCATCGGATCGAGAACTCATCGAGCGGATGTTCAAGGGGGATGGCGAGCGGCTCAACACCCTAGTCTGCACGCCCACATTGGAACTCGGGGTCGACATCGGTGCCCTGGATTCGGTATTGATGCGGAATGTCCCGCCTCTCCCCGCCAATTACTGGCAGCGTGCCGGTCGCGCCGGTCGGCGGCACCGCATGGCCGTGAACATGACCTACGCCCGCCCCGCAAGTCACGACCGGGCTTATTTCGTCGATCCGATGAAGATGCTCAACGGCCGCATTCTGCCGCCAAGCTTCAACCTAAAAAACGGCGTGATGATTCAGAAGCACGTCCACGCCTCGGTCCTCACTGTTCTCCACGGCCTGGCCAAATCGGGGCGCGCCTTGCCGGAACCCGACCGGACTGAACTCGCGGCCGCACTGGATCATTGCTTTCCCGCGCAGATCAAAGCCTACCTTTTCGATGATAGTGGAAATGTTCGATCTGAGCCGTTCGATTTAACCCTGTTCGCCCAGGCGCTAGTAAAGCATAGGGCGCACGTCCTGGATCATGTTCGCACGGTGTTCGCGCAGGGCTGGCCGGTCGCGGATTCCAACGTCGTCGAGGCATCGGTACTGGAGGGATATGTCGACGGCATGGGCGAGGCGCTAAAAAACGTGCTCGTCCGACTGAGCAAACGGCTCCATTGGGCGTTGGAACAATTGAGTCGTTTGGATTCGGTACGACACAGAAAAGGAACGCTCGATCCCGAAGAGGATGCGCTCCGCAATCGCTGTGACCGCCTCGTCAAGAAGCTCAAAGGGATAAGTCGCAAGAAGCGGCGCGAGGCCGAGGGCTACGACGACACCTACACCTACTCTGTATTGGCGGCCGAGGGGTTCTTGCCGGGGTATGGCCTCGATACAGGCTCGGTTGTCGGATTCTATCTGGCCCCGCCGTTCGCTTCGGACATTCGGAACTGGGAACTGCGGCGAAGCCAATCGCTTGCCCTACACGAGTACATTCCGGGAAATCTGATATACGCGAACGGCCATCGCTTCCTGCCAAGGTTTTTCCACCTCGAGCCCGTAGAGCCGTTACTCTTTCAGGTCAGTAGCGCACAGGAAGCTATCCGAGAGGTCGGCACGGCAACGGATGGTGCAACATCGACGTTGGCGACCGCCGCGTTGAAGGCGGTGCCGATCTGCGATGTCGATCTTCCGCACAACTCCCACATCACGGACGAAGAGGACTACCGATTCCAACTCGGTGTCGCGGTCTATGGATACGAGCAGGCACGACACGAGGGTGGAAAATCGT
It encodes:
- a CDS encoding DEAD/DEAH box helicase → MSVLNPITYTEKVVSDFLKYQFTTYQLADRDLNAQMRRLLSLEETRATPLMKGPYISLSRSFRKGAKVAALIAEGLLHPHMASLVPFQNVYGHQETAIREIAKRQSTLISTGTGSGKTECFLYPIISRCLKLRDENAAEGILAVIVYPMNALAEDQLGRLRDLLTGTGISFGMYVGKTPEHKADVAGARLPAGSSRADYQAKLKQLREQKDSRAVHPSEESTSREEMRMPGKQPRILLTNVKQLELLLTRHQDVELFDNARLEFLVFDEAHTFAGAAGAETACLIRRLRAFCGKGPKDTVCVATSATIADPVRGPDAGRAFASRFFGVEPDNVSLIGEEYEEDTWAKTRTPSAPLPGDPVVQLQTVLDAIFELEKTPPSKDAVKMLRGVFQAMTGAALDPTKWHQSLYDRLAANEIVFQIAEALKEPRALLKLVEDLTARLGRPVPVEEILTWLALGAASRSEDERPLLRPVVHCFVRGVSGAVVTFPPDEQLPRLWLSAEDAAEKEGSLFRLQATTCTTCGQHYFVHFVKDFDLSGKTPGGGEAKEDRFYWPPLDQALNGSRVVLLDRLALGEDDDEDNDIPRKSTPLFFCRYCGTLHPKKIDRCDGCGREGDLVGLFAVWQDKDNPGYLSRCVACGSLGRRYLGTYREPARPIRALTVSDVHVLAQSMIQHAVRKRLLVFADNRQDAAFQAGWMQDHARRFRLRSLMYQQIEKGPISIGDLTAHLDRLLDLDDDLSAALIPEVWRVARKEATGLEHARERKRFLRIQILREITTGARQRIGLEPWGRIRVEYVGLDANLDFFQRWAPETGCTPEELLAGVAALLDVARRNRALLDREDQVFSKIWFEGDREVQYGYLPILKGGPKGLKLRYEANDERSRIIQWLGQRAGTAARQAAKNWGVPDDKIKEFFEELWRLLTDKLRLLASVTLVGRRNNALPGCADVKQIDADRLLIHANKGVYRCDVCRRPNVRKTPHSACMVFRCSGTLKFEDEDSDNYDLMVLDQQFSMIRPREHSAQIPASDRELIERMFKGDGERLNTLVCTPTLELGVDIGALDSVLMRNVPPLPANYWQRAGRAGRRHRMAVNMTYARPASHDRAYFVDPMKMLNGRILPPSFNLKNGVMIQKHVHASVLTVLHGLAKSGRALPEPDRTELAAALDHCFPAQIKAYLFDDSGNVRSEPFDLTLFAQALVKHRAHVLDHVRTVFAQGWPVADSNVVEASVLEGYVDGMGEALKNVLVRLSKRLHWALEQLSRLDSVRHRKGTLDPEEDALRNRCDRLVKKLKGISRKKRREAEGYDDTYTYSVLAAEGFLPGYGLDTGSVVGFYLAPPFASDIRNWELRRSQSLALHEYIPGNLIYANGHRFLPRFFHLEPVEPLLFQVSSAQEAIREVGTATDGATSTLATAALKAVPICDVDLPHNSHITDEEDYRFQLGVAVYGYEQARHEGGKSFTWGPKAVTYRSGVFLRLVNVGVANQVRSGNGLGYPVCRICGQSRSPLASHADLDQFAKDHQERCGAPVESIGFYADIVADAICLQDCADREEAFSVMEALRKGAAHVWKWRSAICSCSPSGDRVTKNSTFSFTTQCRVGRDFSNRCWGGGTRSSMRR